The Aspergillus flavus chromosome 2, complete sequence region GGAAAGGAATCAAATCAAGAGACTGCGACCAGGCTCTGGATCCCGGTTGTACTTTGTACATACTCATACCATCCAAAGCTCCGAAGCGTTTCCTTTCCGTCGGGTGCAACCACGTCTGGTCTTATGGTGTGACAATCCCTGACTTTTCATGCGGGACCTTGTCGGCTTGTGCTTCTGTTCTTCATGAGGCGACTTTAGAGAGACTTGCGTGTTCCAATGAACATGTGTGTGTTTACTCGTCGTACTTCGGAAAATGTAGTTCTTTCTTGATTGATGCCTGTCACGGGCGATGTTGTACTCTGTACGTCATGGGCCCAGAATCATGAGGTCACCGGACCGCCTCAATTCACCCCAGCTTTTGGGACagcaaacaaagcaaaacGTCCTGTGGCATGAGGTTGGAGTCATTAgttcttctatatatatgtagCTTATCTGGTATACCTTGCTCTCATTATACAATTACCACAGTCTTCTTCCGTTTTCTCATAAACCATTTCCTACTACATCTATTCTCGTCCAACTATAGTTTTCACAATTAATCGAGGGAGCAATGGCTGACGATTCGAACGCCATATTACGTCGTCGCTCGTCTCTCCGTCAGCAGCGTCGTCTGTCTCTACAGTATGAGAACAATTCCTGGGCCGCACCTCCGTCTGGAGTAGGTATATCTGCTTCATCTGTTGAGCTTTGCAAGCCCTAACTTCTTCGTTTCACTAGACTATCTACGCTGGTCTATCGACATTACGCGAGGACGATACATTGACAATTGCAATCGCCATTCGCGATACCACCTATCTCCTAGACTTCATTCAGGAATCGCTCACCTTAAAAGATGACCAGTCGTTATGCTCCGTGCTGGAGAAATTCGTGATAGACCAATTGCAAGAATGGAGTGACGCCCATATGGAGAAGTTCATCGGCTTGGCGATGCCAGAGCGCATCGCGAAACAATACCCCAGCCTGTGCTCGAGGCTCTGGGCTGAGCTGGATATCATACCTCTAGTCCTCCCCGAAGGAAGTAGAAGGGAGGGTGATGACAAGTTCACTTTCGGCATTCCCGACTCCACAACCTGGAAGATTAGAGGTATTGATGAACAGGCCGAATCAATGGGCCGCAAATGTGTCCGGTAAGATCAGTTCAGTTCTGCCTTGATATGACAAATACTAAAGTGTTGTCTAGTTTGTTTGGTCCAGAGAATATCCCCCTGCTTCAGGTCGGCTTCCTTGGTATAGTAGAGGTCGACACTGCATTCCATGTGCGCTTGACCAACCTGGAGGACTTCCAGAAGACGGTATATCCCAAGACCTGGAAGGCTGTTCAACATTATGCGACCGACctcaaggaaagaaaaaccaaaATTGCCTTTTTCAGTGCCACCCCTCAAGGTGGAGGTGTAGCCCTCATGAGACATTCTCTTGTGAGATTTTCGTATTCCTTGGGTACCGATATCACATGGTAAGGCTCAATCATAGAATTGCTTGGCTTTTTCAGATGGCAGTCGGACATCAACTGACCCTGTGGCCTAGGTACGTGCCCAAGCCACGGCCGGGCGTTTTCCGTGTAACCAAAAACAATCACAACATTTTGCAGGGTGTCGCTTCCCCTGAGGAGCGGTTGAGCGAGGAGGACTGGGCGCAGGTGACGGAGTGGGTCAATGAGAATGCAAAGAGATACTGGTTGATTCCAGGAGGCCCTCTGCAACACCCTAAAGATGGAGGAGCCGACGTGGTGATTATTGATGACCCGCAGATGCCCGCATTGATTCCCATTGCGAAGCAAATTGCCCCGGACCGACCGGTGATCTTTCGTAGTCACATCCAACTCCGCAGTGACTTGATTGACAAACCGGGGACTCCCCAGGCAGAAGCATGGGGGCGGCTCTGGGAAACCATCAAACTGGCAGATATCTACATTAGCCACCCAGTGAAGTCTTTTGTTCCTAAGACCGTACCCCGAGAGAAGGTGGGATACATGCCTGCGTCGACGGACTGGTAAGGCAGCACCGGCCTAGTGCCACTGGAAGGTGTGACTGACAAGCCATTTTAGGTTGGATGGTCTGAACAAAAACATGCGAGAATGGGACATTGCCTATTATGGCCGGGTTTTCAATTCATTCTGCAGAAACTCGGGCATGCCCACCATCGACTACCCTGAAGGTGCGTATTGTCACCCACGCAGCGCAGTTACATTAGGGACTTCGAGACTGACATGGAGCGATATGAAAATAGATGAATATATCGCTCAAATTGCACGCTTTGATCCGTCGAAGGGCATCCCAGAGGTTGTGGAATCCTACGTCAAATTCCATCGGCGGTTCACAGCTGCGTTTCCCGACAGACGGGCTCCCAAGCTGTTGATCTGTGGCCATGGCTCTGTTGATGACCCAGACGGCACGGTGATTTATGACGCCGTTGTCACGCATATCGAGGAGAACCTCCCGGATCTCGCAGAGCAGATTTGCGTTGTGCGACTGGGTCCTTCAGATCAGCTGCTGAATGCCCTTCTCTCAAAGGCTAAGGTGGCTCTACAATTGTCCACACAGGAAGGATTCGAAGTTAAAGTGTCGGAAGCCATTCACAAAGGAACACCAGTCATCGCAACCAGGGCTGGTGGCATCCCTCTTCAAGTGGCGGACAAGCAGAACGGCTTCCTCGTGGAGGTAGGGGATACCGACGCAGTGGCCCAGCATTTGTTGGACCTCTGCACGGACGATGAGCTGTATGAGCGCATGCACAAGTTTGCGCTCAACAATGTGTGCGACGAAGTGAGCACCGTCGGCAATGCACTGAACTGGCTCTACCTAGCTTCGAAGCTGTCCAAGTCCGAAGATATCAAGCCGAACGAGCGATGGATTAACGACATGGCTCGCGCCGGGGCGGGCCAGGAGTACACCAGCGATGAAAGCAGATTGGTGCGGGAGCTTTGCCCCCAGAATGGCGTGAACGGACACCAAAACTAGACCGATATGTTCTGGTTTAGAAGAATAGTAGATATTAATGGCTGAACGAATCTCCACTCGTAGACATCAGGTAGTTAGAAGTCATTCTTTCATCTTTGGATGTATGGAATCTCAAGAAACAAGACGCGTTTAAACAATATAAGAAATCTATACAGAAGCACTCTAAACAACGGGGGGGTATAGGAACAACaccaaaaaaacaaaagaacgTAACAATCATCACACATCATCCCAAGCCATCTCTACCTCCCAACCAACCGATACCTCTCCCGCGCCATGCCCCCCTCGGCCCCCTCAACCCCATACCCCTCACCAACCTCGCCGACGATCCTCGCCGGCgcaccaccaacaacacaCCAACTCGGCACCACCATGCCCGGCGCAACAACCGCCCCATCAAGTACATACGCGAAATCCTTCAAGATAGCCATACTCCCAATCACCGCATCCCTCCCAATATGCACATGGTTCCCCACACTAGCCGCCTCAACGACCGCCCTCTCCCCCACAAAGACATGATCCCCAATCTTCAGCGGATAAAACGAATGCACGCCGCGATGTAACCTCGACGGGGGCCTCAACACAGCCTGCTTCGAGATATAACTATAGCGCCCGATCGTAATCGCAACAGACGGCGTCGACGTCGCCGGCTGTTGT contains the following coding sequences:
- a CDS encoding putative trehalose synthase (Ccg-9), coding for MADDSNAILRRRSSLRQQRRLSLQYENNSWAAPPSGTIYAGLSTLREDDTLTIAIAIRDTTYLLDFIQESLTLKDDQSLCSVLEKFVIDQLQEWSDAHMEKFIGLAMPERIAKQYPSLCSRLWAELDIIPLVLPEGSRREGDDKFTFGIPDSTTWKIRGIDEQAESMGRKCVRLFGPENIPLLQVGFLGIVEVDTAFHVRLTNLEDFQKTVYPKTWKAVQHYATDLKERKTKIAFFSATPQGGGVALMRHSLVRFSYSLGTDITWYVPKPRPGVFRVTKNNHNILQGVASPEERLSEEDWAQVTEWVNENAKRYWLIPGGPLQHPKDGGADVVIIDDPQMPALIPIAKQIAPDRPVIFRSHIQLRSDLIDKPGTPQAEAWGRLWETIKLADIYISHPVKSFVPKTVPREKVGYMPASTDWLDGLNKNMREWDIAYYGRVFNSFCRNSGMPTIDYPEDEYIAQIARFDPSKGIPEVVESYVKFHRRFTAAFPDRRAPKLLICGHGSVDDPDGTVIYDAVVTHIEENLPDLAEQICVVRLGPSDQLLNALLSKAKVALQLSTQEGFEVKVSEAIHKGTPVIATRAGGIPLQVADKQNGFLVEVGDTDAVAQHLLDLCTDDELYERMHKFALNNVCDEVSTVGNALNWLYLASKLSKSEDIKPNERWINDMARAGAGQEYTSDESRLVRELCPQNGVNGHQN
- a CDS encoding trimeric LpxA-like protein, yielding MPPKVAKGEYIETDTGNKISRRSQIHGTQHIILGGKTVIQGEAVIRGDLYRTSTSSGASGDQGGQQPATSTPSVAITIGRYSYISKQAVLRPPSRLHRGVHSFYPLKIGDHVFVGERAVVEAASVGNHVHIGRDAVIGSMAILKDFAYVLDGAVVAPGMVVPSWCVVGGAPARIVGEVGEGYGVEGAEGGMARERYRLVGR